A single window of Candidatus Deferrimicrobium borealis DNA harbors:
- a CDS encoding nickel-dependent hydrogenase large subunit, with product MAKRVVIDPIPRIEGHLRIEVEVENGKVKDAWSSGTLFRGFEIILQGRDPRDAWFITQRICGVCPVSHGHTSTMSLENAFNVTPPDNARIVRNLIEGGQFVHSHILWFYHLNALDYVDVVSALQAKPKEKSLQEVQAKVKKFVESGQLGPFANGYWGHSEYKLPPDLNLLAVAHYLEALEMQKEASTIVAQLGGKMPMHMSTPPGGTTFIPTVEVMDNVIWRLKRLQHWVDTVFLPDVLAIAPYYIKYAGIGKGVGNYLSWGVFDDPSFDPKKRLLPRGAIFDGKLAVADVDGKEVKEYVDHSWYTAECGNRSPMEGKTEPKFTKMGDTKYTWLKAPRIKDHPMEVGALSRVLVAYVSGDPKVKSMVDGTLSALGQAGHPEVLLSVLGRIAARVLETKLVIDGMLDWTGELLANLKAGKTQMYAMNDVPEKGQGMGLWEAPRGALAHYNVIEGKKLKNYQCVVPTTWNASPRDHKGVRGPIEEALVGTPVLDPDKPLEVLRVVHSFDPCIACAVHIIHPVTNEVKAFRVV from the coding sequence ATGGCCAAGCGAGTCGTGATCGACCCGATTCCCCGCATCGAAGGACACCTGCGTATCGAGGTGGAGGTGGAGAACGGCAAGGTGAAGGACGCCTGGAGCTCCGGGACGCTGTTCCGCGGGTTCGAGATCATCCTGCAGGGGAGGGACCCGCGCGACGCCTGGTTCATCACCCAGCGGATCTGCGGCGTCTGCCCCGTCTCCCACGGGCACACGAGCACCATGAGCCTTGAGAATGCGTTCAACGTGACGCCTCCCGACAACGCGCGGATCGTCCGGAACCTGATCGAGGGCGGGCAGTTCGTCCACTCCCACATCCTCTGGTTCTACCACCTGAACGCCCTCGACTACGTCGACGTCGTCTCCGCCCTCCAGGCGAAGCCGAAGGAAAAGTCCCTCCAGGAAGTGCAGGCGAAGGTGAAAAAGTTCGTGGAGAGCGGGCAGCTAGGGCCCTTCGCCAACGGCTACTGGGGACACTCCGAATACAAGCTGCCCCCGGACCTCAACCTCCTCGCGGTGGCCCACTACCTCGAGGCGCTCGAGATGCAGAAGGAGGCGTCCACGATCGTCGCCCAGCTCGGCGGCAAGATGCCGATGCACATGAGCACGCCTCCCGGCGGGACGACCTTCATCCCCACCGTCGAGGTGATGGACAACGTCATCTGGCGGCTGAAGAGGCTCCAGCACTGGGTCGACACCGTCTTCCTGCCCGACGTTCTCGCGATCGCGCCGTACTACATCAAGTACGCGGGGATCGGGAAGGGCGTGGGGAACTACCTCTCCTGGGGCGTCTTCGACGACCCCTCGTTCGACCCGAAGAAGCGGCTTCTCCCGCGCGGCGCGATCTTCGACGGCAAGCTCGCCGTGGCCGATGTCGACGGGAAGGAGGTGAAGGAGTACGTCGACCACTCCTGGTACACCGCCGAGTGCGGGAACCGGAGCCCGATGGAGGGGAAGACGGAGCCGAAGTTCACGAAGATGGGAGACACGAAATACACGTGGCTCAAGGCCCCCCGGATCAAGGACCACCCGATGGAGGTGGGCGCCCTCTCGCGGGTGCTGGTCGCCTACGTGTCGGGGGACCCCAAGGTCAAGTCGATGGTGGACGGAACGCTTTCGGCCCTGGGCCAGGCGGGTCACCCCGAGGTGCTCCTGTCGGTGCTGGGCCGGATCGCCGCGCGGGTGCTCGAGACGAAGCTGGTGATCGACGGGATGCTCGACTGGACCGGGGAACTCCTCGCGAACCTCAAGGCGGGGAAGACGCAGATGTACGCGATGAACGACGTCCCCGAGAAAGGGCAGGGGATGGGGTTGTGGGAGGCTCCCCGCGGGGCGCTCGCCCACTACAACGTGATCGAGGGGAAGAAGCTGAAAAATTACCAGTGCGTGGTGCCCACCACGTGGAACGCCTCGCCGCGGGACCACAAGGGGGTTCGAGGGCCGATCGAGGAGGCGCTGGTGGGGACTCCGGTGCTGGACCCCGACAAGCCGCTGGAGGTGCTGCGCGTGGTCCACTCCTTCGACCCGTGCATCGCATGCGCAGTGCACATCATCCACCCGGTCACCAACGAAGTGAAGGCGTTCCGGGTCGTCTGA
- a CDS encoding hydrogenase small subunit, protein MLTKRGNGLSRRDFIRIAGGTLATLGMSGTLTPKLARALEKAAAGRPKVVWIHFASDTGCTESFIKSDHPSAGELVLDILSVDYHESIMAAAGKQADEVLAKAVAGKDYICVVEGGIPTVPGHGMIGGREMLDIAKEVCGNAKAVVAIGSCAVDGGVPAAKPNPSRILGVGEALGMKVVNLPCCPVNPEWLVGTVVHVLTMGKLPELDKQGRPLMFYGRKIHDNCPRRTHFDGGRFVEQFGSKEEAAGYCLYKVGCKGPEAWSECPKTRWNSKESWCIEIGSPCLGCSEDKWTDHFAPFYGKLANVALPYGDVTADQIGVGIAVATGAAIVGHAVVKASRGKSPDDTKK, encoded by the coding sequence ATGCTCACGAAGCGGGGGAACGGTCTCAGTCGGCGCGATTTCATCCGGATTGCGGGGGGAACACTCGCGACGCTCGGGATGTCCGGGACGTTGACGCCGAAGCTTGCGCGGGCGCTGGAAAAGGCGGCGGCGGGGAGGCCCAAGGTCGTCTGGATCCACTTCGCCAGCGACACCGGGTGCACGGAGTCGTTCATCAAGTCGGACCACCCGAGCGCGGGGGAACTCGTCCTCGACATCCTGAGCGTCGACTACCACGAGTCGATCATGGCCGCCGCGGGGAAACAGGCCGACGAGGTGTTGGCCAAGGCCGTGGCGGGGAAGGATTACATCTGCGTCGTCGAGGGCGGGATCCCGACGGTCCCGGGCCACGGGATGATCGGCGGGCGCGAGATGCTGGACATCGCGAAGGAGGTCTGCGGCAACGCGAAGGCGGTGGTCGCCATCGGCTCCTGCGCGGTCGACGGAGGCGTCCCGGCCGCGAAGCCCAACCCTAGCAGGATCCTGGGCGTCGGGGAAGCCCTCGGGATGAAGGTGGTGAATCTTCCGTGCTGCCCGGTGAACCCGGAGTGGCTCGTCGGCACGGTCGTCCACGTCCTGACGATGGGGAAGCTCCCCGAGCTCGACAAGCAGGGCCGCCCGCTGATGTTCTACGGACGGAAGATCCACGACAACTGCCCGCGTCGGACCCACTTCGACGGGGGCCGCTTCGTCGAGCAGTTCGGTTCGAAAGAGGAAGCCGCGGGATATTGCCTGTACAAGGTGGGGTGCAAGGGACCGGAGGCGTGGTCGGAGTGCCCGAAGACCCGCTGGAACTCCAAGGAGTCGTGGTGCATCGAGATCGGCTCCCCGTGCCTCGGATGCTCCGAGGATAAGTGGACCGACCACTTCGCCCCCTTCTACGGGAAGCTCGCCAACGTCGCCCTGCCGTACGGCGACGTGACCGCGGACCAGATCGGCGTCGGCATCGCGGTCGCCACCGGCGCCGCCATCGTGGGGCACGCGGTGGTGAAAGCTTCCCGCGGGAAGAGCCCGGACGATACGAAGAAATAG